One window from the genome of Desulforamulus ruminis DSM 2154 encodes:
- a CDS encoding sugar kinase, protein MPEVVTLGETMVLMNPESSGPLKYISQFTKQIGGAESNFAIGVVRLGRSAGWISRLGNDEFGKYVLSFIQGEGVDTSQVKFDVSAPTGLYFKERREYGESKVYYYRKDSAASRMSPADLDADYIGSAKILHISGITPALSESCHQTIKEAIAIAKRRGVAICLDPNIRLKLWEKDRARQVIMELAASSDIILPGVSEGEILLGETDPGKIAAQFLALGVQKVVVKLGKKGAYYATPTEHKLVRGYLIDKVVDPIGAGDGFAAGFIAGLLKGYPMEEAVKLGNAVGAMATTVIGDVEGLPTMDEVAVFRGYKEGVDR, encoded by the coding sequence ATGCCAGAGGTTGTTACATTAGGTGAAACAATGGTTTTAATGAACCCCGAAAGCTCAGGACCATTAAAATATATTAGTCAGTTTACTAAACAAATTGGTGGTGCAGAATCCAATTTTGCCATCGGTGTGGTTAGATTAGGACGCAGTGCCGGGTGGATTAGCCGACTGGGCAATGATGAGTTTGGTAAATATGTACTTTCCTTTATTCAGGGTGAGGGTGTGGATACATCCCAGGTAAAATTTGATGTCTCGGCCCCCACCGGCTTGTACTTCAAAGAGCGGCGGGAATACGGGGAAAGTAAAGTTTATTATTACCGCAAAGATTCAGCGGCCAGCCGGATGTCACCGGCAGATCTTGATGCCGACTATATTGGTTCGGCTAAGATACTGCACATCAGCGGCATTACGCCGGCACTGAGCGAGTCTTGCCACCAGACTATCAAAGAGGCTATCGCAATAGCTAAAAGACGGGGTGTAGCCATATGTTTAGATCCCAATATTCGCCTGAAGTTATGGGAGAAAGATAGGGCACGTCAGGTGATAATGGAATTAGCTGCCAGTTCAGATATTATTTTACCAGGGGTTAGCGAAGGTGAAATCCTCTTAGGCGAGACCGACCCGGGAAAAATTGCTGCTCAATTTTTGGCTTTAGGGGTCCAGAAGGTTGTGGTCAAGCTGGGTAAGAAGGGTGCCTATTATGCAACCCCCACAGAGCATAAATTGGTTCGGGGCTATCTCATTGATAAGGTGGTGGATCCCATTGGTGCAGGTGATGGTTTTGCAGCGGGCTTTATTGCAGGCCTGTTAAAAGGTTACCCCATGGAGGAAGCAGTTAAACTGGGCAATGCAGTGGGGGCCATGGCCACCACAGTA
- a CDS encoding bifunctional 4-hydroxy-2-oxoglutarate aldolase/2-dehydro-3-deoxy-phosphogluconate aldolase, protein MNFDCVKETGVVSIVRGVKKEELIPLVSALQEGGIKAVEVTCNTPGAIDMISQLRAYFGKEMFVGAGTVLDKETASLVIAAGAQFILSPHLSQEVIEVGNLYGRPVVPGAMTPTEVIQAIRWGAKMVKIFPAGVLGTQYFKNILGPYPQTQMMAVGGVNINNAADFLRAGVTSLGTTDLFKAMAEGGTKKVVARAKEYIQVVQTVRQERA, encoded by the coding sequence GTGAACTTTGATTGTGTAAAGGAAACCGGAGTGGTTTCCATCGTTCGTGGTGTTAAAAAAGAAGAATTGATTCCTTTGGTAAGTGCCCTACAGGAAGGGGGCATAAAGGCGGTGGAGGTGACCTGCAACACCCCCGGGGCCATTGACATGATTAGTCAGCTCAGGGCCTACTTTGGCAAGGAAATGTTTGTGGGGGCAGGTACCGTTTTGGATAAAGAAACAGCCTCCCTGGTGATTGCCGCGGGTGCTCAGTTTATTCTTAGTCCACATCTTTCGCAGGAAGTTATTGAGGTGGGAAATCTATATGGCAGGCCAGTGGTACCAGGAGCAATGACCCCCACGGAAGTTATTCAGGCCATCCGCTGGGGAGCTAAGATGGTAAAAATATTTCCCGCCGGAGTGCTGGGAACCCAATATTTTAAAAATATTTTAGGACCTTATCCCCAGACCCAGATGATGGCGGTGGGTGGGGTAAATATAAACAATGCTGCTGATTTTTTAAGGGCTGGGGTGACTTCCCTAGGAACCACGGATTTGTTCAAAGCCATGGCTGAAGGGGGAACTAAGAAGGTTGTAGCAAGGGCTAAGGAATATATTCAAGTTGTACAGACAGTTAGACAGGAGCGTGCCTAG
- a CDS encoding IclR family transcriptional regulator, with translation MTTRIGQTVQSLERALKILEVLGNYQKGLGVTELAHEVDLHKSTVHRLLGTLAQRGFVEQDSETERYKLGLKIIELSNKMLTNMEVRQEARPFLEELMQFANEVVHLCVLRQGEIVYIDKVECPSTIRMYSQVGRRGPVHSTGVGKAILAFLPQEEVVKILQEKGMPRKTPNTITDIDEMLKHLAEIKLQGFSIDEVENELGIRCVAAPVWDHSGQVIASISVAGPESRVTRERVPELAAKIRETGLKISHRLGYCP, from the coding sequence TTGACCACACGTATTGGACAAACTGTTCAGTCCCTGGAAAGGGCCCTTAAAATTTTAGAGGTTTTAGGAAATTACCAAAAGGGGTTGGGGGTTACTGAACTGGCCCATGAAGTGGACCTGCATAAAAGTACTGTTCATCGCCTCCTTGGCACCTTAGCCCAGAGGGGATTTGTGGAGCAAGATTCTGAGACGGAAAGATATAAGCTGGGGTTAAAAATAATCGAGCTAAGCAATAAGATGCTGACTAATATGGAAGTGCGCCAGGAGGCCAGGCCTTTCCTGGAAGAACTTATGCAATTTGCCAATGAGGTTGTGCACCTGTGTGTTCTCCGGCAGGGAGAGATTGTTTACATTGATAAAGTGGAATGTCCTAGTACCATTCGCATGTATTCGCAGGTTGGTCGTAGGGGTCCGGTACACAGTACAGGGGTTGGCAAGGCCATACTGGCTTTTCTGCCCCAGGAAGAAGTGGTAAAAATTCTTCAAGAAAAGGGGATGCCTCGCAAAACACCTAATACGATTACGGATATAGATGAAATGCTAAAACATTTGGCAGAAATCAAGCTGCAGGGTTTTTCAATTGACGAGGTAGAAAACGAATTGGGTATTCGCTGCGTTGCTGCACCAGTTTGGGATCATTCAGGGCAGGTGATTGCTTCCATTAGTGTTGCAGGTCCAGAATCCCGAGTAACAAGAGAAAGGGTTCCCGAATTGGCGGCTAAGATAAGGGAGACGGGGTTAAAGATTTCCCATCGTCTGGGGTATTGTCCTTAA